A region from the uncultured Bacteroides sp. genome encodes:
- a CDS encoding CTP synthase: protein MGETKYIFVTGGVASSLGKGIISSSIGKLLQARGYKVTIQKFDPYINIDPGTLNPYEHGECYVTVDGHEADLDLGHYERFLGIQTTKSNNITTGRIYKSVIDKERRGDYLGKTVQVIPHITDEIKRNVKLLGNKYKFDFVITEIGGTVGDIESLPYLESIRQLKWELGQNALCVHLTYVPFLAAAKELKTKPTQHSVKELQSFGVQPDILVLRSEHDLNANIRKKVALFCNVAEHAVVQSIDASTIYEVPLLMQEQGLDETILQKMGLPIGDKPKLDSWREFLKRRANATKEVTIALVGKYVELQDAYKSILESLSQASTYNDRKLKIEYVQSEQLTFENVEEKLGHVDGVVICPGFGSRGIEGKFVAAKFTREHDMPTFGICLGMQCIAIEFARNILGYPDANSVEMDEKTTHNVIDIMEEQKAVTNMGGTMRLGAFECIVNKNSKTYEAYQQEHIQERHRHRYEFNNDYREEFEKAGMKCVGINPESDLVEIVEMPALKWYIGTQFHPEYSSTVLHPHPLFLSFIKAAIAQEK, encoded by the coding sequence GTGGGAGAAACAAAGTATATTTTCGTCACCGGTGGTGTAGCCTCTTCGCTTGGAAAAGGCATCATTTCATCCTCTATCGGTAAATTGTTGCAGGCACGAGGTTACAAAGTAACCATCCAAAAATTTGATCCATATATTAATATCGACCCGGGAACACTGAATCCTTACGAACATGGAGAATGCTACGTAACTGTTGATGGTCATGAGGCAGACCTTGACTTAGGACACTATGAAAGATTTTTAGGCATTCAAACGACAAAATCGAATAATATCACGACCGGACGTATTTATAAAAGTGTAATAGATAAAGAACGCAGAGGTGATTACCTAGGAAAGACCGTACAAGTTATTCCACATATTACAGATGAAATAAAGCGTAATGTAAAACTACTGGGAAATAAATATAAGTTTGATTTTGTTATTACAGAAATTGGAGGAACGGTAGGAGACATCGAATCTTTGCCTTATTTAGAAAGTATTCGTCAGCTGAAATGGGAACTTGGACAAAATGCGCTCTGCGTGCACCTGACGTACGTACCTTTTTTGGCCGCTGCTAAAGAATTAAAGACGAAACCGACGCAACACTCGGTAAAAGAACTACAATCTTTCGGAGTTCAACCTGATATTTTGGTGCTACGTAGTGAACATGACTTAAATGCAAATATCCGTAAGAAAGTTGCTTTATTTTGTAATGTGGCGGAACATGCTGTTGTTCAATCCATTGATGCATCGACTATTTATGAAGTACCACTGTTGATGCAAGAACAAGGATTAGACGAAACCATTCTGCAAAAAATGGGTTTGCCTATAGGCGATAAGCCCAAATTAGATTCATGGAGAGAGTTTCTGAAAAGAAGAGCTAATGCTACAAAAGAAGTGACAATAGCTCTTGTCGGAAAATATGTGGAACTGCAAGACGCCTATAAGTCAATATTGGAATCGCTCTCACAAGCATCTACATACAATGACAGGAAACTAAAAATAGAATATGTACAGTCTGAACAGTTGACGTTCGAAAATGTAGAAGAGAAGCTTGGACATGTTGACGGAGTTGTAATTTGTCCGGGATTTGGCTCCAGAGGCATTGAAGGCAAATTTGTAGCGGCTAAATTTACCCGCGAACACGACATGCCTACATTCGGTATTTGTTTGGGAATGCAGTGCATTGCTATTGAATTTGCACGAAATATATTGGGATATCCGGATGCTAATTCAGTTGAAATGGACGAAAAGACCACACACAATGTGATCGATATAATGGAAGAGCAAAAAGCTGTGACTAACATGGGAGGTACCATGCGTTTAGGAGCTTTCGAATGTATTGTCAATAAGAATTCTAAGACTTATGAAGCTTATCAACAAGAACATATACAGGAACGACATCGTCATCGTTATGAGTTCAATAATGATTATCGCGAAGAATTTGAGAAAGCAGGAATGAAATGCGTAGGTATAAATCCTGAATCGGATTTAGTTGAAATAGTAGAAATGCCAGCGTTAAAATGGTATATTGGCACGCAATTTCATCCTGAATATAGCAGTACGGTGCTTCATCCGCACCCGCTGTTCTTGTCGTTTATAAAAGCGGCAATTGCCCAAGAAAAATAA